The Anopheles maculipalpis chromosome 3RL, idAnoMacuDA_375_x, whole genome shotgun sequence genomic sequence CTTCCGATCACGTGTGATCACCATTTGATCATGGTTATTCGAGTAATTTTTTGGGGTTTCTCTTCCTCGTGGGACTTTAATAGGATGattttgtaaaagtttttatttactcCCTTTAACAAAGCCAACATTGCTTCATGCTGGCTCAACGAAAAGATCTTTCGAAAACATGTTCCCATTGAAACGTTCCTCTGCTCACTGCGTCATCGGTTATTACTCTACCGGTGTAGGCCCTTCCTGTATTGTGTTATTTGTGTATTATAGGGCTTTGTTTACATagattaaatatttaacatcTAAATTTTGAACTCGAATTAAAAGCTTTTGTATGTGGTTCCACTATCTGTCACATCCGTCATGCCCATCCTGACACAAGCCCATGTATTAGTAGGACCCTCCTTGGTGACAGTAGACAAAACGTATATTTGATAAATGTATGATAAACATGTGTTATTGAACCCTCAACTGGTACGCTTCTCTTTTTGATATCGCTCGCTTACTGTCGGGAACTGGAATCGAAAAACAATTCACGGGAAATTAGTACATTTTTCCGTGCCAGATGATCCATTTCTTGTAGTGGTAGAAGAGGAAACTTCCCAATAAATACTCAACTTCTCATCGCAAAGTGGAGGAGTTTTAAAGGTTctaaatattagaattttgagTGTTTGGTTGGTTCGTACTAGAAGTAGGATGTTGGCGTTGCGTTTAGATTTTCTTAAGTATCACAGAATCAGCAGTATTTGCTTGTATTCGGTTCCAGTTTTAAATCGTTCGTGTTTAAAGGGAGACAACTGTGTTTGGACTGGTTTTGGAGTTCAtcatttgaatattaatcTTATCATTTAATGCCCAGTGCTCCCTGGAACTTCGACCATCGTTTTCTTTCGCATTTTGACACGAACGTAAAGATATGGAATGAATGAGGTTGACGTAGAAATGAATGCCACCACGCACTATGCTACGACGCTTTGGGCTATAAGTATGGCTCTCAACGCAACGGCTAAGCACAGCAGAAGCATCGAACGGACACTTACGGTGCAAAACATTGCCCCTAATGGAAGCGCACACCACCTAcaagggtgtgtatgtgtttgtcaATATGCTCTAGGATCGTTACAAACAAACGCTACGGAAACTGGTTTAATTGGTGTCTAATCATGTGTTCTATAATCCTTATTTGTCGTTCAAACATTTCCAAATAATCCAATCAATTTTCCCCATTTAAACGCATATCGGGTAGGCCATTCAAGCGTTGGATCTGGATGGCTGATCTGATCCACATAAATGCAACTAGAGTAGACAGGAGTTTGGCACAGAAGAGGTTTGGTAATGGGGATTGTGCAGGGATTGTGTGTATCCTGATGCATTGGGTGAAGATCCAGAAGATCCTTACCGAATCGGTTGGATACAGAGAGGaatgtagtagtagtggtagtagtattagtagtagGGAGTAGAGAAAAATACAACCAAACCGATTTGGCACCAAAGAGAAAACGAAGTACAGAACGGTGCCATGCAGGTGTGTCCGGATGTACCATCATCAAAGAAGAATGTTTAGACCATGCCAAAACCTTCGGTTCCCTCGCTGATGGCGAACATAAGGGCTTTTTCAAAGTGTTCATAACTTTCGTAGTCTGGCAAGCAGAGTTGGTTGAAACTGAAAATGAGATATTAGAGTGATTAGTGCTGTAGAAAGAAAGGGGTTCTTCCGCAGTTCCTTACCAAGTGTGAGCCGTTGGGAGGTTACCAAACGTGGGAGCTGCAGTTATTTGAAACCTGGGATTTAACTCCTgaaataacataacataaagACGCTATTAATTGAGAGAGTTCTTAGAGCTATTGAATTAATTCTTAGGTTACCTGAAAGCCTCCTGGAGGTAATTGAGAGCAACCAGTAGTGAACTGTAGCAGACGTGCCATTTCTGTTTGGGAAAAATTACCGACAGCAGCCCAGAACCAACCAAGAACTCGACGGAACTCTGCTGAACCTCCGTTTACGATGTGATTTGCTCGGAAATCGGCAATAGAGTACTCGCCCGTACCACAAAGAAGTAGCTGCAAGAAGTATGTTGGAAATATCTTAGACCCTTACTTAAAAAGTATACATTTCAAGAACCTACCTCCAGCTCGTTCTCATCAAAAATGCTCAACAAATTATCAGGAATGATCCCATTCAACCCTTTCAGAAAGCTATCAATCTCCTCACGCACATTATTGCAGAGACGCTGCTGAGCCAACGCATCCAGGTACTGGTTCTTGGTAGCGTTCGTAACCCGCACCTTCGCCCCGTTCGGGATGAGCTCAACGGTTTTCTGCAGTTGGCCACTTTGGTCGTACATTTCCTCCACAAAGTATAGCTCCAAATTTTCGCTAGTGTCCAGATCGGTTTCGAGAATGTACTTGATCTTCGATAGGTATAGATCGGGATCATCCTGCTCGAAGTACTTGTAGTGTACGCGTAGTCCAATCAACTGTGCCAGAAAGGAGCGTGAAAAGCGTGCCCGTACGAGCTGTCGGTACGTTCCACCGAGGGCCGATTCGTACAAACACTTGCCGACGACTTTGCCCGCAAACTCGAAGTGTTTCAGCTTTAGATGGGGTGGACGGTTTGGGTTCGGGTGGACCAGCGCCTGGCGTTTGTCGTGGAATGTACAGAAAAGACCACCACGGGGGTCAAATAGGGCACTGCATACCAGCTCAAACCATTCGCGCCGTAAGCCACCCCAATCAATTCCTGGAGAAGGAAAGAATTGTATGAGTAGCTGGTGGAGTTTAACATCTTTGTAGATCTACTACCTTGCTCTCCTTGGAATGTAACCTCAAAATTACCACACCAATCGGATACCGAAAAGTTCTTCGTGGCCTTCATGCTCGACTCCAGAATTTTGTCCCGCTGTACCTTCAGGGATAGCTTCTCATGGTAATAGTTGGAATGGAACTTACGGACctgaaacatttgaaaatgggaaaaaagaacaaaccctAACATAAGCACGCAGTGTCAGCTTGTATGGGGTTGCGTACAAGTCGCACTTCATGGTAGAAGAAGTCTTGCTTGTCTTTGAACGTTTCCGAGCCGCCAATGTTCTTCAGCAGAAAATGTGTGAAGGTGGCCGCGATGACGTTACGCTCCTTGGATGCCAGCTCGATCTTCGGCTGACAGCCATCGTCAATGATGAAGATTGCACCGTGGCTGTTATTCATTTGGATGGTTGAtggtggaagaaaatggaacTGAAAGACAGAGTGACTCGTCGTTAGCTAGGCGGAGATTACTTCCTACCGTTGTTCATACTCACTTTTGTGGAAGGACAGAGTCGAAACGTTGCGATACGCTTGGGAATGATTTTAAGGATCATCTCCTTAATGGTGACCTGTTTCGGTCCCACGTAACAAAGCACTTTACGGGGCTTGGTCCACCGTTGCTGGCCATAGATGCTAAACAGCTTGGCCTCATAGCAGATGTTGTGCTTGCGCGAAGCAATATTCTTGTGTACGAGTGTCGTATCACTGCTGCTCAGCACAATAATGTCAAAGTCTCCGTTCGGTATCGGATGCGCTTCGTAGCTTACTATCGCCCGGAGACATACCGGTTCGGGAAACAGGGCCGTAAGACTAATGCGTGCGTTTACCTTATCGTACGAGAATGTGACCGCACTGCCAAACTTATCACTATGGTTACCGTAGAGATCGAAGATGTCGATACTGTAGCCCTTGATCGGATCACAGTCCGCCTCAAACTGGCACGTATTGCCGTGCTCATCGCGAGGCTCAATGTGCAGGAAGGTTGGTGCACCGGCACAACAAACCACCGTACTGG encodes the following:
- the LOC126564003 gene encoding apoptosis-resistant E3 ubiquitin protein ligase 1 isoform X1, whose protein sequence is MLVRCIKILVAVVLSLTFTISLSKLVLCIWNGWFNADAADYEIFTSYPGAGRLGPSPSSNPSAGSYQRHTPTIVDEWLDHNQLGKYKQLFRDRGISTLSSCGDPERLPELPPGDEQRLQRAALNLQQKLILREWLKEHRLQHHYSRLVAIEVTALEDVYWLEDSRASQILGKDWPIWSAARQKLPTSKANLEALKADLWSTVVKSSQHQDAWTWGGMLVVSVSVAGLVTLAAMTQPSLAPEARHSLLQYVTGKYLLPANCKVHWDWTDPARVGGTMCFTVRFHQRNGQAYPICDTDQFFVEVTEGTRKIVTISELGSPTDPNNANIAKVKFTVRTAGQYKISVLIGSSHIAGSPFVKTFAPGPMDARRSRLIRPASTVVCCAGAPTFLHIEPRDEHGNTCQFEADCDPIKGYSIDIFDLYGNHSDKFGSAVTFSYDKVNARISLTALFPEPVCLRAIVSYEAHPIPNGDFDIIVLSSSDTTLVHKNIASRKHNICYEAKLFSIYGQQRWTKPRKVLCYVGPKQVTIKEMILKIIPKRIATFRLCPSTKFHFLPPSTIQMNNSHGAIFIIDDGCQPKIELASKERNVIAATFTHFLLKNIGGSETFKDKQDFFYHEVRLVRKFHSNYYHEKLSLKVQRDKILESSMKATKNFSVSDWCGNFEVTFQGEQGIDWGGLRREWFELVCSALFDPRGGLFCTFHDKRQALVHPNPNRPPHLKLKHFEFAGKVVGKCLYESALGGTYRQLVRARFSRSFLAQLIGLRVHYKYFEQDDPDLYLSKIKYILETDLDTSENLELYFVEEMYDQSGQLQKTVELIPNGAKVRVTNATKNQYLDALAQQRLCNNVREEIDSFLKGLNGIIPDNLLSIFDENELELLLCGTGEYSIADFRANHIVNGGSAEFRRVLGWFWAAVGNFSQTEMARLLQFTTGCSQLPPGGFQELNPRFQITAAPTFGNLPTAHTCFNQLCLPDYESYEHFEKALMFAISEGTEGFGMV
- the LOC126564003 gene encoding apoptosis-resistant E3 ubiquitin protein ligase 1 isoform X2 gives rise to the protein MYNMWAPESEINSIAFTNIRHSVSVSSGISTLSSCGDPERLPELPPGDEQRLQRAALNLQQKLILREWLKEHRLQHHYSRLVAIEVTALEDVYWLEDSRASQILGKDWPIWSAARQKLPTSKANLEALKADLWSTVVKSSQHQDAWTWGGMLVVSVSVAGLVTLAAMTQPSLAPEARHSLLQYVTGKYLLPANCKVHWDWTDPARVGGTMCFTVRFHQRNGQAYPICDTDQFFVEVTEGTRKIVTISELGSPTDPNNANIAKVKFTVRTAGQYKISVLIGSSHIAGSPFVKTFAPGPMDARRSRLIRPASTVVCCAGAPTFLHIEPRDEHGNTCQFEADCDPIKGYSIDIFDLYGNHSDKFGSAVTFSYDKVNARISLTALFPEPVCLRAIVSYEAHPIPNGDFDIIVLSSSDTTLVHKNIASRKHNICYEAKLFSIYGQQRWTKPRKVLCYVGPKQVTIKEMILKIIPKRIATFRLCPSTKFHFLPPSTIQMNNSHGAIFIIDDGCQPKIELASKERNVIAATFTHFLLKNIGGSETFKDKQDFFYHEVRLVRKFHSNYYHEKLSLKVQRDKILESSMKATKNFSVSDWCGNFEVTFQGEQGIDWGGLRREWFELVCSALFDPRGGLFCTFHDKRQALVHPNPNRPPHLKLKHFEFAGKVVGKCLYESALGGTYRQLVRARFSRSFLAQLIGLRVHYKYFEQDDPDLYLSKIKYILETDLDTSENLELYFVEEMYDQSGQLQKTVELIPNGAKVRVTNATKNQYLDALAQQRLCNNVREEIDSFLKGLNGIIPDNLLSIFDENELELLLCGTGEYSIADFRANHIVNGGSAEFRRVLGWFWAAVGNFSQTEMARLLQFTTGCSQLPPGGFQELNPRFQITAAPTFGNLPTAHTCFNQLCLPDYESYEHFEKALMFAISEGTEGFGMV
- the LOC126564003 gene encoding apoptosis-resistant E3 ubiquitin protein ligase 1 isoform X5 produces the protein MLVRCIKILVAVVLSLTFTISLSKLVLCIWSSNPSAGSYQRHTPTIVDEWLDHNQLGKYKQLFRDRGISTLSSCGDPERLPELPPGDEQRLQRAALNLQQKLILREWLKEHRLQHHYSRLVAIEVTALEDVYWLEDSRASQILGKDWPIWSAARQKLPTSKANLEALKADLWSTVVKSSQHQDAWTWGGMLVVSVSVAGLVTLAAMTQPSLAPEARHSLLQYVTGKYLLPANCKVHWDWTDPARVGGTMCFTVRFHQRNGQAYPICDTDQFFVEVTEGTRKIVTISELGSPTDPNNANIAKVKFTVRTAGQYKISVLIGSSHIAGSPFVKTFAPGPMDARRSRLIRPASTVVCCAGAPTFLHIEPRDEHGNTCQFEADCDPIKGYSIDIFDLYGNHSDKFGSAVTFSYDKVNARISLTALFPEPVCLRAIVSYEAHPIPNGDFDIIVLSSSDTTLVHKNIASRKHNICYEAKLFSIYGQQRWTKPRKVLCYVGPKQVTIKEMILKIIPKRIATFRLCPSTKFHFLPPSTIQMNNSHGAIFIIDDGCQPKIELASKERNVIAATFTHFLLKNIGGSETFKDKQDFFYHEVRKFHSNYYHEKLSLKVQRDKILESSMKATKNFSVSDWCGNFEVTFQGEQGIDWGGLRREWFELVCSALFDPRGGLFCTFHDKRQALVHPNPNRPPHLKLKHFEFAGKVVGKCLYESALGGTYRQLVRARFSRSFLAQLIGLRVHYKYFEQDDPDLYLSKIKYILETDLDTSENLELYFVEEMYDQSGQLQKTVELIPNGAKVRVTNATKNQYLDALAQQRLCNNVREEIDSFLKGLNGIIPDNLLSIFDENELELLLCGTGEYSIADFRANHIVNGGSAEFRRVLGWFWAAVGNFSQTEMARLLQFTTGCSQLPPGGFQELNPRFQITAAPTFGNLPTAHTCFNQLCLPDYESYEHFEKALMFAISEGTEGFGMV
- the LOC126564003 gene encoding apoptosis-resistant E3 ubiquitin protein ligase 1 isoform X4, with translation MLVRCIKILVAVVLSLTFTISLSKLVLCIWNGWFNADAADYETPTIVDEWLDHNQLGKYKQLFRDRGISTLSSCGDPERLPELPPGDEQRLQRAALNLQQKLILREWLKEHRLQHHYSRLVAIEVTALEDVYWLEDSRASQILGKDWPIWSAARQKLPTSKANLEALKADLWSTVVKSSQHQDAWTWGGMLVVSVSVAGLVTLAAMTQPSLAPEARHSLLQYVTGKYLLPANCKVHWDWTDPARVGGTMCFTVRFHQRNGQAYPICDTDQFFVEVTEGTRKIVTISELGSPTDPNNANIAKVKFTVRTAGQYKISVLIGSSHIAGSPFVKTFAPGPMDARRSRLIRPASTVVCCAGAPTFLHIEPRDEHGNTCQFEADCDPIKGYSIDIFDLYGNHSDKFGSAVTFSYDKVNARISLTALFPEPVCLRAIVSYEAHPIPNGDFDIIVLSSSDTTLVHKNIASRKHNICYEAKLFSIYGQQRWTKPRKVLCYVGPKQVTIKEMILKIIPKRIATFRLCPSTKFHFLPPSTIQMNNSHGAIFIIDDGCQPKIELASKERNVIAATFTHFLLKNIGGSETFKDKQDFFYHEVRKFHSNYYHEKLSLKVQRDKILESSMKATKNFSVSDWCGNFEVTFQGEQGIDWGGLRREWFELVCSALFDPRGGLFCTFHDKRQALVHPNPNRPPHLKLKHFEFAGKVVGKCLYESALGGTYRQLVRARFSRSFLAQLIGLRVHYKYFEQDDPDLYLSKIKYILETDLDTSENLELYFVEEMYDQSGQLQKTVELIPNGAKVRVTNATKNQYLDALAQQRLCNNVREEIDSFLKGLNGIIPDNLLSIFDENELELLLCGTGEYSIADFRANHIVNGGSAEFRRVLGWFWAAVGNFSQTEMARLLQFTTGCSQLPPGGFQELNPRFQITAAPTFGNLPTAHTCFNQLCLPDYESYEHFEKALMFAISEGTEGFGMV
- the LOC126564003 gene encoding apoptosis-resistant E3 ubiquitin protein ligase 1 isoform X3 is translated as MYNMWAPESEINSIAFTNIRHSVSVSSGISTLSSCGDPERLPELPPGDEQRLQRAALNLQQKLILREWLKEHRLQHHYSRLVAIEVTALEDVYWLEDSRASQILGKDWPIWSAARQKLPTSKANLEALKADLWSTVVKSSQHQDAWTWGGMLVVSVSVAGLVTLAAMTQPSLAPEARHSLLQYVTGKYLLPANCKVHWDWTDPARVGGTMCFTVRFHQRNGQAYPICDTDQFFVEVTEGTRKIVTISELGSPTDPNNANIAKVKFTVRTAGQYKISVLIGSSHIAGSPFVKTFAPGPMDARRSRLIRPASTVVCCAGAPTFLHIEPRDEHGNTCQFEADCDPIKGYSIDIFDLYGNHSDKFGSAVTFSYDKVNARISLTALFPEPVCLRAIVSYEAHPIPNGDFDIIVLSSSDTTLVHKNIASRKHNICYEAKLFSIYGQQRWTKPRKVLCYVGPKQVTIKEMILKIIPKRIATFRLCPSTKFHFLPPSTIQMNNSHGAIFIIDDGCQPKIELASKERNVIAATFTHFLLKNIGGSETFKDKQDFFYHEVRKFHSNYYHEKLSLKVQRDKILESSMKATKNFSVSDWCGNFEVTFQGEQGIDWGGLRREWFELVCSALFDPRGGLFCTFHDKRQALVHPNPNRPPHLKLKHFEFAGKVVGKCLYESALGGTYRQLVRARFSRSFLAQLIGLRVHYKYFEQDDPDLYLSKIKYILETDLDTSENLELYFVEEMYDQSGQLQKTVELIPNGAKVRVTNATKNQYLDALAQQRLCNNVREEIDSFLKGLNGIIPDNLLSIFDENELELLLCGTGEYSIADFRANHIVNGGSAEFRRVLGWFWAAVGNFSQTEMARLLQFTTGCSQLPPGGFQELNPRFQITAAPTFGNLPTAHTCFNQLCLPDYESYEHFEKALMFAISEGTEGFGMV